Proteins encoded in a region of the Metamycoplasma alkalescens genome:
- a CDS encoding DUF6088 family protein: MKKNIGKIYSINDFYNYDLGSQNTIKCSLYKLAQENKIIRVFDGLYMKPRFSKIFQENVIPSTKEIIDKIAKKFGWDIIPTSEWALNYTGLSTQVPNVYIFASTGPNRIYYYGNNKIIFKHVANYKIYPFSKKMALVIQALIVLEKNNVTKSHLKKLANFTKDIKNELTKNINLLPVWIQENLKKIKDYQYA; this comes from the coding sequence ATGAAAAAAAACATAGGGAAAATTTACTCAATTAATGATTTTTATAATTATGATCTTGGAAGCCAAAATACAATAAAATGTTCACTATACAAATTAGCTCAGGAAAATAAAATTATTCGGGTATTTGATGGATTATATATGAAACCTAGATTTAGTAAAATATTTCAAGAAAATGTTATCCCGAGTACTAAAGAAATAATTGACAAAATCGCAAAAAAATTTGGTTGGGACATAATACCCACAAGCGAATGGGCATTAAATTACACTGGCCTTTCAACACAAGTTCCAAATGTATATATTTTTGCTTCGACTGGTCCAAATAGAATTTATTATTATGGTAATAACAAAATTATTTTTAAGCATGTTGCAAATTATAAAATTTATCCATTTTCAAAAAAAATGGCACTAGTTATTCAGGCACTTATTGTTTTAGAAAAAAATAATGTAACTAAATCACACTTAAAAAAATTAGCTAATTTTACAAAAGATATTAAAAATGAATTAACTAAAAATATAAATTTACTTCCAGTTTGAATTCAAGAAAATCTAAAAAAAATCAAAGATTATCAATATGCTTAA
- a CDS encoding DUF2179 domain-containing protein, whose amino-acid sequence MSWFKKNKKNKLDGNLEKQNINSEEFKALSIEKKKSRTKKKWLTSSYDINPYGVTFFNVWKKFPKKMLMVFISAIMYNIAIATFLAKAATVATGISAIVQAITLTFSKLAPYFAYIFFALNLPLIIIFWKKNSRLFMVLTTYWLIWQVAFQTLLLIPQVTNIFNKISIYYVNWYSPSNSGVAKEFTNEFKILIPWETYGAYSNSYKNLFQWIGEPWSHNFVSGIHTFDLNDAIQAGASAELGHIKFITQNQFAQLEYFKALIEKGFNNPTWPIIVYVGIGSCMAGIAGGIAWKNSASTSGGDFVVYYLSRVKQKSVGNISLIFAVIFGTIATLIITIVEGVGLSPGKPFNFGALLLRILCSAVYVVIYISFIELINPKYRKIRIEIYTKNPEKIIARFKEINYWHGYNIEKLVGGYTNTETTKIETYALYLEQNLIKNEALLADKNAWVAITRVHKVFGNFNTSKIES is encoded by the coding sequence ATGAGTTGATTTAAAAAAAATAAAAAAAATAAATTAGATGGCAATTTAGAAAAGCAAAATATCAATTCTGAAGAATTTAAAGCTCTTTCAATTGAAAAGAAAAAATCAAGAACAAAAAAGAAATGACTTACTTCATCATATGATATTAATCCATATGGCGTAACATTTTTTAATGTTTGAAAAAAATTTCCTAAAAAAATGTTAATGGTTTTCATTTCAGCCATTATGTATAATATTGCAATTGCAACTTTTTTAGCCAAAGCAGCAACAGTTGCAACGGGAATTTCTGCAATTGTTCAAGCAATAACTTTAACTTTTTCAAAACTAGCACCTTATTTTGCTTATATTTTCTTTGCTTTAAATTTACCGCTAATTATTATTTTTTGGAAAAAAAATTCACGGTTATTTATGGTTTTAACAACGTATTGATTGATCTGACAAGTGGCATTTCAAACACTTTTATTAATTCCACAAGTAACGAACATTTTTAATAAGATTTCAATTTATTATGTTAATTGATATTCACCTTCAAATTCAGGGGTAGCTAAAGAATTTACAAATGAATTTAAGATACTAATTCCATGAGAAACATATGGAGCATATAGCAATTCTTATAAGAATTTATTCCAATGAATTGGGGAGCCTTGAAGTCATAATTTTGTAAGCGGAATTCACACATTTGATTTAAATGATGCAATTCAAGCAGGAGCATCAGCTGAACTTGGTCACATTAAATTTATTACACAAAATCAATTTGCTCAACTTGAATATTTTAAAGCATTAATTGAAAAAGGATTCAATAACCCAACTTGACCAATTATTGTTTATGTCGGAATTGGTTCATGTATGGCAGGAATTGCTGGGGGAATTGCTTGAAAAAATTCCGCATCAACATCAGGCGGTGACTTTGTTGTTTATTATTTATCACGTGTTAAACAAAAAAGTGTTGGTAATATCTCATTAATTTTTGCAGTAATTTTTGGGACAATTGCAACATTGATCATCACAATTGTTGAAGGGGTTGGTCTATCACCTGGCAAACCATTTAACTTTGGAGCATTGTTACTAAGAATTTTATGTTCAGCTGTTTATGTTGTTATTTATATTTCATTCATTGAATTAATCAATCCTAAATACCGTAAAATTAGAATTGAAATTTATACAAAGAATCCTGAAAAAATCATTGCTAGATTCAAAGAAATCAATTACTGACATGGGTATAACATTGAAAAATTAGTTGGTGGATATACAAATACTGAAACAACGAAAATTGAAACATATGCTTTATACTTAGAACAAAATCTAATCAAAAATGAAGCTTTATTGGCTGATAAAAATGCTTGAGTCGCAATCACAAGAGTTCACAAAGTATTTGGTAATTTCAATACATCAAAAATTGAATCTTAA
- a CDS encoding variable surface lipoprotein: protein MKKLNKILISLASIVSVSSLPLVAASCGGTKKPEAELIRPDQYKGKK from the coding sequence ATGAAAAAATTAAATAAAATACTTATTTCTTTAGCTTCAATAGTATCAGTTTCGTCTTTACCACTAGTAGCTGCTTCGTGTGGTGGTACAAAGAAACCGGAAGCTGAACTAATAAGACCTGATCAATATAAGGGTAAAAAATAA
- a CDS encoding L-threonylcarbamoyladenylate synthase: MTNKYKKLFISTTDTVLGIGGPVDEETKNLIYEIKGRDRNKKLIILVASIKQARMFEQWNQQAEKLAKTYWPGATTLVVNDQGFRMPNQKKLLEFLEKNGPVYMSSCNLSNAPICKTIESAKEVFPEITNIYNFGEMSQIPSQIIRVEDEQIIRG, encoded by the coding sequence ATGACAAATAAATATAAAAAACTATTCATTTCAACAACAGACACTGTTTTAGGGATTGGTGGGCCTGTTGATGAAGAAACTAAAAATTTGATATACGAAATAAAAGGAAGAGATCGAAATAAAAAATTAATTATTTTAGTTGCATCAATCAAACAAGCAAGAATGTTTGAGCAATGAAACCAACAAGCTGAAAAACTAGCTAAAACTTATTGACCAGGAGCAACAACTCTCGTTGTCAATGACCAAGGCTTTAGAATGCCAAATCAAAAAAAATTATTAGAATTTTTAGAAAAAAATGGACCAGTTTATATGTCAAGTTGTAACTTATCAAATGCACCAATTTGTAAAACAATTGAAAGTGCAAAAGAAGTTTTTCCTGAAATAACAAATATTTATAATTTTGGTGAAATGTCACAAATACCAAGTCAAATCATCCGCGTTGAGGATGAACAAATCATAAGGGGATAA
- a CDS encoding RpiB/LacA/LacB family sugar-phosphate isomerase: MKVKITSDHAGHDAKVELAKRLESEGYEVELFGSKDAKQSISYADVGIEFAKEAKKHIDDKNTKFVAFCGSGIGISMALNRYKNIRCAHVSSEEEARLSKAHNDANILCMGGRMLDAQKVEDMFHIWEKTEFEGGRHLERIKKLDEVGQDK; encoded by the coding sequence ATGAAAGTAAAAATTACAAGTGATCATGCCGGACATGATGCTAAGGTTGAATTAGCAAAAAGACTTGAATCTGAAGGATATGAAGTTGAATTATTTGGTTCGAAAGATGCCAAACAATCAATTTCATATGCTGATGTCGGAATTGAATTTGCCAAAGAAGCAAAAAAACATATTGATGATAAGAATACCAAATTTGTTGCTTTTTGTGGATCTGGGATTGGTATTTCAATGGCACTTAATCGTTATAAGAACATTCGTTGTGCACATGTTTCTTCAGAGGAAGAAGCAAGATTATCAAAAGCACATAATGATGCAAACATTTTGTGTATGGGTGGAAGAATGTTAGATGCTCAAAAAGTTGAAGATATGTTTCATATTTGAGAAAAAACTGAATTCGAAGGTGGAAGACATCTTGAACGAATTAAAAAACTAGATGAAGTTGGTCAAGATAAATAA
- the rpmA gene encoding 50S ribosomal protein L27, whose product MAHTKSGGTTSNSRDSAGRRLGVKATDGQFVTAGSIIYRQRGTKIFPGNNVGIGKDHTLYALIDGIVKFENRINRKFASVYEDKK is encoded by the coding sequence ATGGCACATACGAAATCTGGTGGAACAACATCGAATAGTAGAGACTCAGCTGGTAGAAGACTTGGTGTTAAAGCAACTGATGGACAATTTGTGACTGCAGGAAGTATTATTTATAGACAAAGAGGAACAAAAATTTTTCCTGGAAATAATGTAGGAATTGGGAAAGACCACACTTTATATGCATTAATTGATGGAATTGTTAAATTTGAAAACAGAATTAACCGTAAATTCGCATCAGTATATGAAGATAAAAAATAA
- a CDS encoding MAG6410 family transglutaminase-related lipoprotein: MKNLLKRLLKILSITSVSTLSIIATSCKFSNTINRQQISNKDLEISNSNNHIDNKDINKHDSSNTTINKPSYSTTSNQSSQTSYTIPNESYTIPTYNPSIELQEIDNKYLKETVQDFKPIITDQNKIKSMILNNSVSSNFYSHSQFGLQQDEITLDSIQNKTFQFKLIDKNTNKEVDNSKVKWYQRTFYPQDQVFEANHSNNLKELTFELKDNGVVNWIEKINSDGSKPEITQARIFAEYEGYLYSSVVKVISREMSTLLNNEDLAKKEAKRIVDYHKWKSLPTLERLKAAYEWIIANVKYDHDMNFANLSKNQNAHSALIELHTVCAGYSKGLKLLLEELNIPVKFSEGYSARVSLSDKHAWNQVQIDGDWYYLDSTSDTTIKKNDKDRLFFLNTADDFLKADKKDPETKQKRLRNLLFKNYVGNKDDVIALIDKNFDENNGKMNKLVLWTKRDISSPNYSHIHDALKERNLDNFVSRTNYIRQSKGYNIGVEYFFNNYKSSSVKQIQVTITKDNEAPNAIKIKFNEEVKGLKPGNFNITNALIREVKHDDKTYTLYLDHFKSNWRCWSKTRIYQEKRL; encoded by the coding sequence ATGAAAAATCTTTTAAAACGTTTATTAAAAATATTATCTATAACATCTGTATCAACTCTTTCAATTATTGCTACAAGTTGTAAGTTTTCAAATACAATTAATAGACAACAAATAAGTAATAAAGATTTAGAGATTAGTAATTCAAATAATCATATTGATAATAAAGATATTAACAAACATGATAGCTCTAATACAACTATAAATAAACCTAGTTATTCTACTACATCTAATCAAAGCTCACAAACATCATACACCATACCAAATGAAAGTTATACTATTCCTACATATAATCCAAGTATAGAACTTCAAGAAATAGATAATAAATATTTAAAAGAAACCGTTCAAGATTTTAAGCCTATAATCACTGATCAAAATAAGATTAAATCTATGATTCTAAATAATAGTGTTTCTTCAAATTTTTACTCTCATAGTCAATTTGGATTGCAACAAGATGAAATTACATTAGATTCTATTCAAAATAAAACTTTCCAATTTAAACTTATTGATAAAAATACAAATAAAGAAGTTGATAATAGTAAAGTTAAATGATACCAAAGAACATTCTACCCACAAGATCAAGTATTCGAGGCTAATCACTCAAATAATCTAAAAGAGCTTACTTTTGAATTAAAAGATAATGGAGTTGTAAATTGAATTGAAAAAATTAATTCAGATGGTTCAAAACCAGAAATAACACAAGCCAGAATTTTTGCTGAATATGAAGGATATTTATATTCAAGTGTTGTAAAAGTTATTTCACGGGAAATGAGTACTCTTTTAAATAATGAAGATCTTGCAAAAAAAGAAGCAAAAAGAATAGTAGATTACCATAAATGAAAATCACTTCCAACATTAGAAAGACTTAAAGCTGCTTATGAATGAATAATCGCTAACGTTAAATATGATCATGATATGAACTTTGCTAATCTTTCAAAAAATCAAAATGCTCATTCTGCATTAATTGAATTGCATACAGTATGTGCTGGTTATTCTAAAGGGTTAAAACTATTATTAGAAGAATTAAACATTCCGGTTAAATTTTCAGAAGGTTATAGTGCTAGAGTTAGCTTAAGTGATAAACATGCTTGAAACCAAGTTCAAATTGATGGAGATTGATACTATTTAGATTCAACTTCTGATACTACAATTAAGAAAAATGATAAGGATAGATTGTTCTTCTTAAACACTGCTGATGATTTTTTAAAAGCAGATAAAAAAGATCCAGAGACAAAACAAAAGCGTCTAAGAAACTTATTATTTAAAAACTATGTCGGGAATAAAGATGATGTTATAGCATTAATTGATAAAAACTTTGATGAAAATAATGGTAAGATGAATAAACTAGTTTTATGAACCAAACGTGATATTTCATCACCAAATTATTCACATATTCATGATGCTCTAAAAGAAAGAAATTTAGATAATTTTGTGTCACGTACAAATTATATTCGTCAATCTAAAGGTTATAACATTGGTGTTGAATACTTCTTTAATAATTACAAATCTAGCTCTGTAAAACAAATTCAAGTAACAATAACTAAGGATAATGAAGCTCCCAATGCTATTAAAATAAAATTCAATGAAGAAGTAAAGGGCCTAAAACCTGGAAACTTTAATATAACTAATGCACTTATTAGAGAAGTTAAACATGATGATAAAACATATACTTTATATTTAGATCATTTTAAATCAAATTGGAGATGTTGAAGTAAAACTAGAATCTATCAAGAGAAAAGATTATAA
- a CDS encoding nucleotidyl transferase AbiEii/AbiGii toxin family protein gives MLKILNLPKFDLNLAIEKTSQKTGISEDIIEKNLWVCFVLKYLFTDFLYKNYLVFKGGTSLSKGFNYIKRFSEDIDIVLDWKILNLLKLKDVYYDEKFINRKRNEATNNLRFPV, from the coding sequence ATGCTTAAAATTTTGAATTTGCCTAAATTTGATTTAAATCTAGCAATTGAAAAAACATCACAAAAAACTGGAATTTCTGAAGATATTATTGAAAAAAACCTATGAGTATGTTTTGTTCTAAAATACTTATTTACTGATTTTTTGTACAAAAATTACTTAGTTTTTAAAGGCGGGACATCTTTGTCAAAAGGATTTAATTACATTAAGAGATTTTCTGAGGATATAGATATAGTACTTGATTGAAAAATATTAAATTTATTAAAATTAAAAGATGTCTATTATGATGAAAAATTTATTAATAGAAAAAGGAATGAGGCAACTAATAACCTACGTTTCCCAGTTTAA
- the rplU gene encoding 50S ribosomal protein L21, with translation MFAIIETGGKQLIVKKGDVIFVEKLEGNQGDIVTFDKVLAIEGKIGTPYLESASVLGLIEKQAKAKKIVVYRHNPKSTHKRKLGHRQPYTRIQITEIKEK, from the coding sequence ATGTTTGCAATTATTGAAACAGGTGGAAAACAATTAATCGTTAAAAAAGGAGATGTAATTTTTGTTGAAAAACTAGAAGGCAATCAAGGTGATATTGTAACTTTTGATAAAGTTCTAGCAATTGAAGGCAAAATTGGAACTCCATATTTAGAAAGTGCATCTGTTTTAGGTCTAATTGAAAAACAGGCAAAAGCTAAAAAAATTGTTGTTTATAGACATAATCCAAAATCAACTCACAAACGTAAATTAGGACACCGTCAACCTTATACAAGAATTCAAATTACTGAAATTAAGGAGAAATAA
- a CDS encoding IS1634 family transposase → MKKSRNDAKRQWRTSIARVKKGEYLSIGVPRPDNKGFVYRLGYGYLHELKQYHDDPLTIIKAIIANFPLSWSKEQARTKLDEILKGKKETKKEVLERFKGYELVEKLFDYFNIFNDCSPTKSTTLKDVILELIYQRIKNPISVFNTYKTAKKEKIDNYSKNSFYRSLDYIAKNKDEILRNLNAKICANTNRKIDVLWFYATTTYFETFSREGYKKPGYSKDGKFKEDQIVIGMATDENGIPLHYKIFPGNVTDSNTFIPFMLEIADIYEVNSVTIIADKGMSVNRNIRFLESKNWKYIISYRMKAGSKQFKEYVLDEKDYINDGGLIYKTRDIVSSYNKKRINGHFRRQIISFSQKRATKDKNDRDILIQNFTKKMNKDNLVSCDDLAGSKKYRFFKPINKGAFYELDIEKIQEDQKYDGYYVYETNRTDLSVKEVINLYSKQWQIESNFKTLKGKLSLRPMYLSTWNHIVGYICLCFISLVFLNYIIYILNSKLGLTGKSKITEHKVINVIKEVKEIEVFVNKQKIKTIQVYNDELQESWQTYQILLELLTKEKVT, encoded by the coding sequence ATGAAGAAGTCGAGAAATGATGCAAAAAGACAATGAAGAACATCAATAGCAAGAGTTAAAAAAGGTGAATACTTATCAATTGGAGTGCCAAGACCAGATAACAAAGGTTTTGTATACAGATTAGGATATGGTTATCTGCATGAATTAAAACAATATCACGATGATCCGCTAACAATTATCAAAGCAATTATTGCAAACTTTCCATTGTCTTGATCAAAAGAACAAGCAAGAACTAAATTAGATGAGATTCTTAAGGGAAAAAAAGAAACCAAAAAAGAAGTTTTAGAAAGGTTTAAAGGTTACGAATTAGTTGAAAAACTATTTGATTATTTCAATATTTTTAACGATTGTTCTCCCACAAAATCGACAACATTAAAAGATGTTATTTTAGAGTTGATTTATCAAAGAATTAAAAATCCAATAAGTGTTTTTAACACTTATAAAACAGCAAAAAAAGAAAAAATAGACAATTATTCAAAAAATTCATTTTATAGATCATTAGACTATATAGCAAAAAACAAAGATGAAATTCTAAGAAATTTAAATGCAAAAATTTGTGCAAATACTAATAGAAAAATTGATGTATTATGATTTTACGCAACAACTACTTATTTTGAAACATTTTCTCGTGAAGGTTATAAAAAACCTGGCTATTCAAAAGATGGAAAATTTAAAGAAGACCAGATTGTTATAGGTATGGCAACTGATGAAAATGGGATACCATTACACTACAAAATATTTCCAGGAAATGTTACTGATTCAAATACTTTCATACCATTTATGCTTGAAATTGCAGATATTTATGAAGTTAACAGTGTAACTATAATTGCTGACAAAGGAATGAGTGTTAATAGAAATATTAGATTTTTAGAATCTAAGAATTGAAAATACATAATCTCATATAGAATGAAAGCTGGAAGCAAACAATTTAAAGAGTATGTATTAGATGAAAAAGATTATATAAATGATGGTGGTTTGATATACAAAACTCGTGATATTGTATCTTCATACAATAAAAAAAGAATTAATGGACATTTTAGAAGACAAATAATTAGTTTTAGTCAAAAACGAGCAACTAAAGACAAAAACGATAGAGACATTTTAATTCAAAATTTCACTAAGAAAATGAATAAAGATAATCTTGTTTCTTGTGATGATTTAGCGGGATCTAAAAAATATAGATTCTTCAAACCTATAAACAAAGGTGCGTTTTATGAACTTGATATAGAAAAAATACAAGAAGATCAAAAATATGACGGATACTATGTTTATGAAACAAACAGAACAGATTTATCAGTAAAAGAAGTTATTAATTTATATTCAAAACAATGACAAATTGAGTCTAATTTCAAGACATTAAAAGGTAAATTATCTCTTCGTCCAATGTATTTATCAACTTGAAACCATATTGTTGGTTACATTTGCTTATGTTTCATTTCATTAGTGTTTTTAAACTACATCATCTACATTCTAAATTCAAAATTAGGACTGACTGGAAAAAGTAAAATCACTGAGCATAAAGTGATTAATGTTATCAAAGAAGTTAAAGAAATTGAAGTATTTGTAAATAAACAAAAAATCAAAACTATACAAGTGTATAATGATGAGTTACAAGAAAGTTGGCAAACTTATCAGATATTATTAGAGCTTTTAACAAAAGAAAAAGTCACTTAG
- a CDS encoding variable surface lipoprotein has product MNKYNKILISLASIVSVSSLPLVAASCGGTKKPEAEENKNPGGDKNPGGDKNPGGDKNPGGDKNPGGDKNPGGDKNPGGDTEAELIRPDQDQNKDDEDDSEAELIRPDQDQNKDDEDDSEAELIRPDQDQNKDDEDDSEAELIRPDQDQNKDDKDDSEAELIRPDQDQNKDDEDDSEAELIRPDLIKIKTKTTKMIQKLN; this is encoded by the coding sequence ATGAATAAATATAATAAAATACTTATTTCTTTAGCTTCAATAGTATCAGTTTCGTCTTTACCACTAGTAGCTGCTTCGTGTGGTGGTACAAAGAAACCAGAAGCTGAGGAAAATAAAAACCCTGGAGGAGATAAAAACCCTGGAGGAGATAAAAACCCTGGAGGAGATAAAAACCCTGGAGGAGATAAAAACCCTGGAGGAGATAAAAACCCTGGAGGAGATAAAAACCCTGGAGGAGATACAGAAGCTGAACTAATAAGACCTGATCAAGATCAAAACAAAGACGACGAAGATGATTCAGAAGCTGAACTAATAAGACCTGATCAAGATCAAAACAAAGACGACGAAGATGATTCAGAAGCTGAACTAATAAGACCTGATCAAGATCAAAACAAAGACGACGAAGATGATTCAGAAGCTGAACTAATAAGACCTGATCAAGATCAAAACAAAGACGACAAAGATGATTCAGAAGCTGAACTAATAAGACCTGATCAAGATCAAAACAAAGACGACGAAGATGATTCAGAAGCTGAACTAATAAGACCTGACCTGATCAAGATCAAAACAAAGACGACAAAGATGATTCAGAAGCTGAACTAA
- a CDS encoding MAG2960 family serine endopeptidase lipoprotein, with amino-acid sequence MSFFSKNKIKLGYLLSWLPIFLGSFVYSCVSPKNENKPQESNKANNVPKDRHFLAIDELIKLSPREIHSNTKTYIEKNKEFKNFLKTRNINFISEEYPRHENELDKEYWTYAKHLGEYGNHGDDSYQKTQFFNPSIPIGHYLKHQHLEKFSEEEVKDLKVKTIDLSNLIRNNPFGYLPSNLSQLLSYATYESIEKKFKLRNISNIKTSYDDINGVIYLLIYTNNNKNKHYYIINKSNNKELKANIDFFTYIKDRSIELNVNAKQWVNIVDERKNISGIFNFPKLLGTAWVIDRINNNNNKDHYELLLATNMHVFNLRSTFDKIYHYDKFKKYWNSYKDKDFGWNEFPPGFYDGIKANDSGDNRNIEPKPAFKVNRIKENSLDLDFGVFEKNKYKYELEHSDRFDAFEDAYAQYLDAPYYTPRYENNNTYLKAIQKTSKTLKNNYSYFNTKNSGADFLTLRLKIKKNKLKDVLPKLASVIETDKEKDFYVNFSNKEFSPIKTQFYAGYSKHWDPFSKKSSQFRGVKSEGGIISTKRRIVDENWFRDIWLRYDEKLNKEYNSENNLWEKYKEPLIKKKVSDDQYQPIKEEHGMPLTTLDQFSTLYTNIPFGDLNLKEGASGSMVIDSSFNVIGILNTRVDNVIGDKKVIKFDKPHGKDGIIDGIVVRQQTNGIVLFKSLSDDYIGNEKQPFIIDGLKNKLINDKLETIKLNPSIKK; translated from the coding sequence ATGAGTTTTTTTAGTAAGAATAAGATTAAGTTAGGTTATTTATTAAGTTGATTACCTATATTTTTAGGTTCTTTTGTTTATTCATGTGTTTCACCTAAAAATGAGAATAAACCGCAAGAAAGCAATAAAGCTAATAATGTTCCAAAAGATAGACATTTTTTAGCTATTGATGAATTAATTAAATTAAGCCCAAGAGAAATACATTCTAATACAAAGACTTATATAGAAAAAAATAAAGAATTTAAGAACTTTTTAAAGACCAGAAATATTAACTTTATATCCGAAGAATATCCGAGACATGAAAACGAATTAGATAAAGAATATTGAACCTATGCAAAGCACTTAGGTGAATATGGCAATCATGGCGATGATTCATATCAAAAAACTCAATTTTTTAATCCTTCAATTCCTATAGGTCATTATTTAAAACATCAACACCTAGAAAAATTTAGTGAAGAAGAAGTAAAAGACTTAAAAGTTAAAACTATAGATCTAAGTAATCTAATTAGAAATAACCCATTTGGATATTTACCTTCAAATTTAAGCCAGCTACTATCTTATGCAACTTATGAATCTATAGAAAAGAAATTCAAATTAAGAAATATTTCAAACATAAAAACTAGCTATGATGACATAAATGGTGTTATATATTTGCTTATTTATACAAATAATAATAAAAATAAACATTATTACATAATAAACAAATCTAACAATAAAGAACTAAAAGCAAACATTGATTTTTTTACATATATAAAAGATCGTAGTATTGAACTTAATGTTAATGCTAAACAATGAGTCAACATAGTAGACGAACGAAAAAATATATCAGGAATTTTTAACTTTCCTAAACTTCTTGGAACTGCTTGGGTAATTGATAGAATAAATAATAATAATAATAAAGATCATTATGAATTATTGTTAGCTACAAATATGCATGTTTTTAACTTAAGAAGTACATTTGATAAAATTTATCATTATGATAAATTTAAAAAATATTGAAATAGTTATAAAGATAAAGATTTTGGATGAAATGAGTTTCCGCCTGGATTCTATGATGGAATAAAAGCAAATGATTCTGGTGACAATAGGAATATAGAGCCTAAACCTGCTTTTAAAGTAAACAGAATTAAAGAAAACTCTTTAGATTTAGACTTTGGAGTTTTTGAAAAAAATAAGTATAAATATGAATTAGAACATAGTGATAGATTTGATGCCTTTGAAGATGCTTATGCACAATATTTAGATGCGCCATATTATACCCCGAGATATGAAAACAATAATACATACCTAAAAGCTATTCAAAAAACTTCTAAAACGTTAAAGAACAATTATAGTTATTTTAATACTAAAAATTCAGGTGCAGATTTTCTAACGCTCCGTTTAAAAATTAAAAAAAATAAATTAAAAGATGTATTACCTAAGTTAGCAAGTGTTATTGAAACAGACAAAGAAAAAGATTTTTATGTCAACTTTAGTAATAAAGAATTTAGTCCAATTAAAACGCAGTTCTATGCAGGATATTCAAAACACTGGGACCCTTTTTCTAAGAAGTCATCTCAATTTAGAGGTGTAAAATCAGAAGGTGGGATTATTTCAACTAAAAGAAGAATTGTTGATGAAAATTGATTTAGAGATATTTGATTAAGATATGATGAAAAATTAAATAAAGAATATAATTCTGAAAATAATTTATGAGAAAAATATAAAGAACCACTTATTAAGAAAAAAGTTAGTGATGATCAATATCAACCTATTAAAGAAGAGCATGGAATGCCACTTACTACACTAGATCAATTTTCTACACTGTATACAAATATACCTTTTGGTGATCTTAATCTAAAAGAGGGAGCTTCTGGTTCAATGGTGATTGATTCATCATTTAATGTAATAGGAATACTTAATACAAGAGTAGATAACGTAATTGGGGATAAAAAAGTAATTAAGTTTGATAAACCACATGGAAAAGACGGAATAATTGATGGTATAGTAGTAAGACAACAAACTAATGGAATTGTTTTATTTAAGAGTTTAAGTGATGACTATATTGGCAATGAAAAACAACCTTTTATCATTGATGGATTAAAAAACAAACTAATTAATGATAAATTAGAAACAATTAAATTAAACCCTTCAATTAAAAAATAG